Proteins encoded in a region of the Pyxidicoccus trucidator genome:
- a CDS encoding M20/M25/M40 family metallo-hydrolase, whose amino-acid sequence MPVATFVLPASLALQLLSGAAPAKPAAPAATAVSATGAKAAAPATGAKAAAPAYSQAVAEKLIGPALTEGQAYARLAELTDGIGPRLSGSEAAEAAVQWALRSFKADGVKAWTEPVKVPRWVRGEERGEVLASERTRGHPLSLLALGGSPPTAPEGLTAEVVEVTSLEELAALGGAVKGKIVFFNHTMSVAADYGRFAGLRGRGPAVAAKAGAVGALVRSLATASLRTPHTGSTRFEDGGPRIPAASIATEDADLLHRMLAGGAVRVKVVLGSSELPDADSHNVIAEVRGREKPQEIVLISAHLDSWDVGTGAHDDGAGVVMVMEAARLIAKLPQAPRRTVRVVLFMNEENGLRGARAYAEAHAAELPRHVAAMEMDAGGGRPLGVSLRAGAGGQELVRPWLKPLVALGAGTFSAREAGGADLSPMVSARVPFFGVEVDSSRYFDVHHTMADTLDKVDPQDLARSTAATAWATYALAEMPGLLVRPEPPPVPSGPPAVSPAKASGH is encoded by the coding sequence TTGCCCGTCGCCACCTTCGTCCTGCCTGCCTCCCTCGCGCTCCAGCTTCTGTCGGGCGCCGCGCCCGCGAAGCCCGCTGCTCCCGCTGCCACCGCAGTGAGCGCCACCGGCGCGAAGGCCGCGGCGCCCGCCACTGGCGCGAAGGCCGCGGCCCCCGCGTACTCGCAGGCTGTCGCGGAGAAGCTCATCGGTCCCGCACTCACGGAAGGCCAGGCCTACGCGCGCCTCGCCGAGCTGACCGACGGCATCGGCCCGCGCCTGTCCGGCAGCGAGGCCGCCGAGGCCGCCGTGCAGTGGGCCCTGCGCAGCTTCAAGGCCGACGGCGTCAAGGCGTGGACGGAGCCCGTCAAGGTGCCGCGCTGGGTGCGCGGTGAGGAGCGCGGCGAGGTGCTCGCCTCCGAGCGCACGCGCGGGCACCCGCTCTCGCTGCTCGCCCTGGGCGGCAGCCCGCCCACCGCGCCCGAGGGACTCACCGCCGAGGTGGTGGAGGTGACGTCGCTGGAGGAGCTGGCGGCGCTCGGCGGGGCGGTGAAGGGGAAGATTGTCTTCTTCAACCACACCATGTCCGTGGCCGCCGACTACGGTCGCTTCGCCGGGCTGCGCGGGCGTGGGCCGGCTGTCGCGGCGAAGGCCGGAGCGGTGGGTGCGCTGGTGCGCTCGCTGGCCACCGCCTCGCTGCGCACGCCGCACACCGGCTCCACGCGCTTCGAGGACGGAGGCCCGCGCATCCCCGCCGCCTCCATCGCCACCGAGGACGCGGACCTGCTCCACCGGATGCTCGCCGGTGGCGCGGTGCGCGTGAAGGTGGTGCTCGGCTCCTCGGAGCTGCCGGACGCGGACTCCCACAACGTCATCGCCGAGGTGCGCGGCCGGGAGAAGCCGCAGGAAATCGTGCTCATCAGCGCGCACCTGGACTCGTGGGACGTGGGCACGGGCGCGCATGACGACGGCGCCGGCGTGGTCATGGTGATGGAGGCCGCGCGGCTCATCGCGAAGCTGCCGCAGGCGCCCCGGCGCACCGTGCGCGTGGTGCTCTTCATGAATGAGGAGAACGGCCTGCGCGGCGCGCGTGCGTACGCGGAGGCCCATGCCGCCGAGCTGCCCCGGCACGTGGCCGCGATGGAGATGGACGCGGGCGGCGGGCGGCCCCTCGGCGTCAGCCTGCGCGCGGGCGCGGGCGGGCAGGAACTGGTGCGCCCGTGGCTGAAGCCGCTGGTGGCGCTGGGCGCGGGCACCTTCTCCGCGCGCGAGGCGGGCGGCGCGGACCTGAGCCCCATGGTCTCCGCGCGCGTGCCCTTCTTCGGCGTGGAGGTGGACAGCAGCCGCTACTTCGACGTGCACCACACCATGGCGGACACGCTGGACAAGGTGGATCCGCAGGACCTGGCGCGCAGCACCGCCGCGACGGCTTGGGCGACGTACGCGCTCGCGGAGATGCCGGGCCTGCTCGTGCGGCCGGAGCCGCCCCCGGTGCCTTCCGGGCCTCCCGCGGTGTCACCGGCGAAGGCCTCGGGGCACTGA